A window from Cydia strobilella chromosome 9, ilCydStro3.1, whole genome shotgun sequence encodes these proteins:
- the LOC134744204 gene encoding aldo-keto reductase AKR2E4-like: MVATVKCAGSFLSILFCFSQVNGELIKYKLNDGNEIPAVALGTSLGHLADGTRVLPTNHSLARAVQWALEAGYRHIDTAALYRVEDEVGLGVRRFLRHNDTRADVYVTTKLWNDAHERNDVIPALKKSLELLQMDYIDLYLVHYPMAYKKDGSISSTDYLETWKGMEDSKEMNLTKSIGVSNFNVTQMQRLWDNSRIKPAVLQIEVNPTITQTELITWCRAHGVVVMAYSPFGAILGRKPTAPPPRADHPTLRRLADKYNKTVPQILIRYLVDQGLVAIPRSTNKERIQMNIDICDFSLSPREISELSTFNKDYRLRTPAKWYPHPEFPFEKKNLTAAEIQYIIEHSKED, encoded by the exons ATGGTCGCTACGGTCAAGTGCGCGGGATCATTCTTATCGATACTGTTTTGTTTCTCTCAA GTAAATGGGGAACtaataaaatacaaactaaACGACGGAAATGAAATTCCTGCTGTTGCTCTAGGCACCAGCCTGGGACATTTGGCAGAT GGCACGCGGGTGCTGCCGACGAACCACTCGCTCGCCCGCGCGGTACAATGGGCCCTGGAGGCCGGCTATCGACACATCGACACCGCGGCGTTGTACCGGGTGGAGGACGAGGTCGGCCTGGGGGTGCGCCGCTTCCTACGACACAACGACACCCGCGCCGACGTTTACGTCACCACAAAA TTATGGAACGATGCTCACGAAAGAAACGATGTGATTCCAGCTCTGAAGAAGTCGTTAGAGCTGTTGCAAATGGACTACATCGATCTCTACCTCGTACACTATCCAATGGCATATAAG AAAGACGGCAGCATCAGTTCTACAGATTACCTAGAAACTTGGAAAGGCATGGAGGATTCTAAAGAGATGAATCTCACTAAGTCCATAGGTGTTTCAAATTTCAACGTAACGCAGATGCAGCGACTTTGGGATAACTCTAGGATAAAACCGGCAGTTTTACAAATCGAG GTGAACCCAACGATAACCCAAACTGAGTTGATAACGTGGTGTCGCGCCCATGGAGTGGTCGTGATGGCTTACAGTCCGTTTGGCGCCATTCTCGGCCGGAAACCGACCGCGCCGCCGCCAAGAGCCGACCACCCGACCCTGCGCCGTCTAGCCGACAAATATAACAAAACTGTTCCACAGATATTAATAAGATATTTG GTTGATCAAGGATTAGTGGCCATTCCTCGCTCCACGAACAAGGAGCGCATACAGATGAACATTGACATATGTGACTTCAGCCTGAGCCCCCGGGAGATTTCTGAGTTATCTACCTTTAACAAAGACTATAGGCTCAGAACACCGGCTAAATGGTACCCGCATCCAGAATTTCCTTTTGAAAAAAAGAACCTTACAGCTGCTGAAATACAGTACATTATTGAACACAGCAAGGAGGATTAA